The following is a genomic window from Candidatus Leptovillus gracilis.
GTTGAACGGGTTGGCGATGCAGTTGATGCTGGCGCAGCAGGCGCAAACGGCCGTTAGCAATCAAATCCAACTCCTCAACAACCAGATCACCGTCGCCGAAAGCGGCGTAGACGCGGCCCAGGCGCAGCTGGACCTGCTGCAAGCCGGGGCCAGACCAGAACAACTGGCCGCCGCCCAGGCCCAGGTGGACGCCGCCCAGGCAACCATCAACCTGATAGAGGCGCAAATCGCCCGCCAAACGCTCATCGCGCCGGTGGATGGCGTGGTGCTGGCGCGGGCCATCGCCGCCGGTGAAGTGGCCCTGCCCGGCGCGGCGCTGCTGCGGCTGGGCCAGATGGACGATCTGACGATGACTGTGTTTGTGCCCGAAGACCGGTATGGCCGCATTATGTTGGGGCAAACGGCCGTCATCACCGTAGACTCGTTTCCCGGCGCAACGTTCAGCGGCGTGGTGCGCCACATCGCCGACCGGGCCGAATTTACGCCGCGCAATGTGCAAACGGCCGAAGGGCGCGCCTCGACAGTGTTCGCTATTGAACTAGACGTGCAAGACAACGGCGGCAAACTGAAACCA
Proteins encoded in this region:
- a CDS encoding efflux RND transporter periplasmic adaptor subunit, yielding MSHKPSLIVRIVVVLALVSVGVYWFFVARQTEANGRLTAAGTIEVAEVAIAPEQGGRVAEVLADVGENVIAGQPLVRLDTALLAGQLAQAQAQHAAAQANYAMLAAGPTAAQLSAATAAVRRAQAQLDALNEQVDTAVTQRDDINSQIEDIEQQIATAASGQPANAAAQSALNGLAMQLMLAQQAQTAVSNQIQLLNNQITVAESGVDAAQAQLDLLQAGARPEQLAAAQAQVDAAQATINLIEAQIARQTLIAPVDGVVLARAIAAGEVALPGAALLRLGQMDDLTMTVFVPEDRYGRIMLGQTAVITVDSFPGATFSGVVRHIADRAEFTPRNVQTAEGRASTVFAIELDVQDNGGKLKPGMPADVDFGES